In the Symmachiella macrocystis genome, GCATCGATATCAAAAATCGGCTTGCTAAAGTCGATCTGGTCCAAATCATATAACAGTGGTGGTGGCATGGGCTCTGCTCATTTTTCAATAAGGTGGGCAATCGACCTGGGGAAACGGTTCCCCACGCCAACTGAAATCAAAACCGACCGACACGACGTCACGCAGCCCATTCCGGGGCCTCAACCAGACATCGCGCTGGGTTTTGTGGTGGGTTTTAAGAAATCGACAAGATTTTCTCAATCTGCGAGAGTTCGACGATCAGCCGATCCGGTTTGATGGCACTGTCTTTGAGATCCTCCGCTGAGGCGTCCAGGCTGGATTTGTCGCCGGCAAACAGCGCGGTCTTCATTCCCAGCTTTTTTGCGACACCTAAATCATCGCGGATGCGTGAACTGATGTACAAAACGTTTTTGGCGGGAATCCCCAGCTTCTCAAATTGTTGCACGCTCGTGTCAAACAAGACCTGAGACGGTTTCCGAAATCCCACGCGATAAGATAACGCAAGACAATTTGGCGCAAACAAATTCTCAGGCGCGCGTAGTTTACCTTGCTGCCGCAGTGCTCGCAACATTTGTGTGTAGCTAAAGGACTGCGCGTCGGAAAGCAGCCCTTGCGTCCGCCCCGATTCCGAAACAGCTTCTAGCGCCTGTGAGGCGCCCGGGGCCGCAGCGGCACCCTGTAGACAGGAATGGAAAAAATAGGCGACCTTTTCGCAAAAATCGTCCAAACTGCCATAAAATGAGGCGTCAAACTGATAGTCTTTCTGCTGCAACCGGCCGATCATCGTCCGCCAAATCTCGGTGCTACTCACCTCCGGGGCCTGTCCCCGCTTCTTCGTGCCCCCCATCGCGAACCGGTCAACCGTCTCATCGTATTTGTGCAGAAAGTACTCCCACGGCGCGCCCGGCTTGCGGCTCATGGAATTCCACATGTTGAATTCTTTGATTGTCTTGTCCAAGGCAATCTGCATGGGGAGTTGCTGGGGATGTCGGTGCAACAACTGCCCTTCGGAAATCGTCAACAACGTCCCGTAGAGATTCCACACCACGCCCCGAATATTGGGCAACGGTTTCAGGTAAGGTGTCGCCTTGGCCGCAATCGGTTCTGGAGGCATCGGCCACAACAGATCGCGATTGCTGAGCCACTCGGCGTACTCGTCTAAAGATTTAGGCATGGCATCCATCAATAAAGGGCGGGCAGGCTGAACGTTTTGTGCAGTCAACGAGTATACAACCACGGGCCGACCGACTCCAACGAATCACGGTTCGCCTGCTCTTCCGTGCGAGAAAGATCACCGTAGGTCGCCCCCCAAAGCCGCTGGGACGGGGTTGACGGCTTACAAAGGTACGCTACAATGACTTTCATACGTAAGTTGAAGGGAAGGAGGCGCAGCATGGGAAAACGACAACCGGCATCCAAAGCAGAATTGGAGATCGCCCGCATCGTCTGGGATTTGGGCAACGCCACCGTGCGACAGGTCTTTGAACAGGTCGATCCAGCGCGGGAACTCGATTTCAAAACCGTGCAAACCTATCTCCGCCGACTGGAAGCCAAAGGATATCTGAACACCCAACAAGACGGCCGCAGCAAGGTTTACTCCCCCAAAGTCCGGCCCAGGCAAGTCATTCGCGAAACGGTCGACGATTTTCTGCAGCGGCTCTTCGATGGGGCCACACTGCCGTTGGTGCAACATTTGATTTCAGAACGAGACATCTCGGCCAACGAAATCCAAGAACTCCGCGAGATGCTCGATCGTTGGGAACAGGATCATGGGAACCCTCAAGACAAGTGAACTTCTGCAGGCTCTGTGGTGTCAAACCTGGCAACTGAGCCGATTGAGACTCGATGTGGCCGCCGCCGCCGCGCTCGCCCGGCGGCGGTCTCATCTTGTTATCTCGCTGTGGATGTCTCATCTCGCTAGGTGCTATTGGCATCGCGATGATTCTTACGCATGGAATGACGCGTCCTCTCTCGTAGCAATCGTTGCGATGAGCCTGTGGCTCGGGCCACCCGCGTAACCGATTTCCCCAAGTGTTGCCTGCCTCACAAAGTCCGATCCCCAAAACGTCGATACCCTTTTCATCGAGGCATCTCCGGATATCGTCAGCGGATGTGAAAACGATATCCCGTCACCGCTCTGCGGGGTTTTGAGACCGCCGGTTATCAATCGCTGGGAACGGATTCTGCGAAAAGGGATTACGCTATGAAACGGATTTCAATCGGGTTGTACGGAGCGGTCATGTGCGGATGCCTGTTGCTCACCGGCTGCGCAACGGCCAGCCATAACATGCCCGCCCACGAATTTGCCGAGTCCGGTGCGGCTTGTGCCAACGGCAGTTGCTCTGCTTCACCAGCTAACTGCACCAACGGAAGCTGTCAGGCCAGCCAAAGCAGCTGCAGCAGCGGAAGTTGTTCCGCGTCCGCGAAACAGGCGGGGGCGTTGTATTAAGACGTCCCGAGCTTGCTAGTCAGCCAAATCAAGGACCATCCACGAGCGTCCGCCGCATCTCCTGGAGACGGCGGACGATTTTTTTGTGGACCGCCTCGGTTTGACGTACGACAAGCATATCCTGGAAAGCCTGGACTGAGCCGTAACCACCGGTGCTGTCCCAAGTCTCGATGGCGAGGTCGGATCTGAGAGTGTCCGCTATCTGCTGAGTCGCATCGGCAATCCGATATTGCTCCTGAACCGCCGGATCAACAGGCGGATCAACAACCGGCACGTGGCGGATGAACCGGCCTCCCTGAAAATCGTCGGAGCCGACTTGAAACTGTCCCTGCCCCCGAAATCCAGCGCCCTGAAATCCGCCACCTTGATGTTGGCGATGAACAGCGGGGACAGGCTCGATCTTCTCAGCGAGATCCACAACATCATAGACTCGAATCGTGAATTCTTCTTCAGCGATTCGCCGCGTAGTGATGCGAAGTTGCTCGTTGTCGTAAATTGCCACCAAATCCAACGGCTTTAGGATTGTTTGCAAGCATGATTCTAGTGTGACACCCGAGGCTGTGATGCTAACCGGTGAATCGGGATTGATGCCTTCGTCAAATAGCGTCACCTTGTCCAACCAGAGTGGAATATCGTGCATCTTCGCCAGCGTTTTCAGCACGCCGAACAACGGCTCGTCTTCGACGACGAGGTTGACGTTTTCCGATAACAACTGCTGAATCCAGGCCTCCACGCGGCGCTGACGATTGCTCGGCATCGGCGCTGGGCGCTGAATGCGCGGCGTTGTGCGGATGCGCTGGATGTCGAACAGCAGTTGGGCGATTTCGGCGTGAACGCTTTGTGTCTGAGAGACCACGAGCATTCCGGGGAGGACTCCAATTTGTACAGGTCCCGTGCTTGCTGGCCACGAATCGGGGGCCACTGTTGTCCCGATCAAATTGCAAATTGAATCGTAATCGTCTCCAACAATGATTCGGCGGACATCATAAATTCGTGCAATTTCTTTTTCCTCGGCGATCCGTGGCGTCGTCACAAATAATACCCCATGTTCAACGACAAACGTCAATTGCCACGGCAAAAACATTGTGTGCAGCGCGGCCTTCAACGAAATCTCTTCGATGTCATCATTGATCGGAGAATCCGGGCTAATGCCTTCGTCTGAGAGACTCTGTTCGTCCAGCCAGATATTGATGCGACAACGGTTCGCCAGCTCATGCAGCGCATCCACCAATGGCGTATCTACAAAATCCACATTAACCGGCTGTTCAAGGCGCAGGCTGATCGCAAGATCTTGAGCGGATGCGGGGGCTCCCGGCTGCGCAGGATAATCACAGCCGCCCGGATGGGCGTAAAAACGGTCGAGTTGCCTGTAGAGGCTCTGGAGTTCACGGTGCACCGCTTGCGTATGGCGAATCCAGAGGCCATTCTCGACATCGGTGATCGTGCCCTGACCGAACGGTTGCCCCCAACTTTCGCGAGCTACATTCCTTAGGATCAAATAAGTCATGGCTTCTGCATCAACTGGTCCATCACCGTCCACCAAATCCGGCAACCGATAGAAATGCGTTTCTAGCATGTAAGCGGCGGAACTTTCGGAGGTCACCAACAGCGTGCCGCGATTCTCCACGTACGCGCCGCCGCGTGGCACGAGCAATAACGACAACACGTCACGCAGGGCAATTTGTTTCAAATGCATGGTGACCGGTTTAGTAAAAATGTCGTCGTTGAATGCGGTCTCGTCAAAACGGACCAGAATCCCCTGCTCTGCGACTGCCGATTCAATCGCGCGCTTCAACGGCAATCTGTCGACGTCAACGTCAACCTGCCGATCAAGTGCTTGGCGAAGCTGACTGGCGGTCAGTGACATCGGAGCCTGTTTTGTTCTGGCGTCGGTCTCGCGTGTCTCCTGCACACCGTCCAACGCACCCACCACAATAGCGGCCACAATGCACACCACGACGATCAATACCGTAGGTTTGAAAGGTGCAGAACGCGCCATGCAGGTCACCTCCTCGGTCTGTTGGTCCACGTTTCAATAGTATCACGAGCCATACTCGCGGATCGCTCCTCAAGGGAGCAGGTGGTGCGACTGGTTATCGCGTCAAGACAATTGTCTATACGAACAGTCGACACCAGAATTCACACGATTACGACCGGGATGCCTCATTCACAGTCCGCTCAAATAGATCAAGCAGTTGCGGCGTCTTCTTCTCCAGGCTGTAGTGTTCCTGGATCATCTCCATGCCTGCTTGGCCGAGATGGCGGAAGGCTGCGGGGTCGTCGAGGACTTTCATCGCCTGGGCGGTCAGCGCGTCGACATCGGCGAAACCGGCGAGTAGCCCGTTTTTTTCGTGCTCGATCATCTCTTGGACCGGAGCCGTATCGGAGGCCAAGACCGTGCAGCCCACCGACAGCGCATTCATCAGCGACCAACTCAACACGAATGGGACAGTGAGATAGATATGCAAATCACTGAGGCTGAGGACATTCACGAGATCCGGCGTGGGAATACGGCCGGTGAAAATGAAGCGGCTGAGGTCGTAGTTATCCTGTTTAAGCACATGTTCGCGGAACGATTGCTCCTCGATATGGTTTAAGTCGCCGCCATAGGCGACACGGTCGCTGCCCACCACAACAAAGATGACGTCGCTCCGCACATCGCAAATGCGTTTGGCGACCTTCATAAAAATGTCAAAGCCCCGCATCGATTCGAAGCCACGAGAGACATAAGTCACGATCTTGGTGTCGGCGGGGATATCGCGGTTGGCGATTTTGCGGGGGACGTCGCGGCGATGCCACAGGTCGGTGTCGATGCCGTCGAAAATCGTTTCCAATTTGGGCTGATACTCGTCCGGGAAGAGTTCGCGTTGCCAATTCGTGGGCGAGTAGCCTCGCGTGCAGGTTTGCAGGTCGAGCAGGATCATGGCATTACGAGCCCGCGACCGCAAAATGCTCATATCTTTGGCGGGGTACTCCGGTCGATAGTCGAGGTCAGACCCATGCCCGCGGTAATAGTATTCGAAGTAATTAATAATCGGACGATCGTACAAATCGGTCAGCCACAGCGTCGAACCAAACCCACTGTGCCCGACGATCAAATCGGGTTTGATTTCCGGGTGCGCCTTCATCGCTTCGTAGACACCCCAAGCATGCCAAGTCGCATTTTCAAATGTGCGACTGCAATAGTGCGTCGCCTTGGTCGCCCCCCCTTTGGCCTGATACTGAATCCGCCGCACCCCATCGACATCGGCGGAAGGATGTTCACAAACAAACGAACATTCAAACCCTTTGTTCTGCACCAAATGCCGGGCGATATGCCCGAACTGAGCGGGGAAATTGTTATGAACAAACAACACATGCATACTGAAGACTCCTACATGACCGCCATATCCACAGGCTTGCCTGCACGGTACACGACGGCAGAGTCCGACGCAAATGGGCGGAGGTCTTAGGCCTTAGGCTTTAGGCTGTAGGGTTGGACCATGGTGGCCGACGAGCATTGGACGAACACTTCCTGGTCGACGCGGTAAATCCAACGCCCTAAAGCCTAAGGTCTATAGCCTACAGCCTAAGCAACTACGCAAGTAGTTGCTCCACCACGCGGCCTGGTTGGCCGTCGAGGAGGGTTTGTTCGCGGGCGTTGCGTTTGTAGGAGAGTTTTTCGGGATCGAGACCGAATAGGTGCAGCAGCGTGGCGTGGTAGTCGTAATGATTGACGACATCGGTGACAGCATGGTGGCCGAAGTCGTCGGTTTCACCATGCACGCAGCCCCCTTTGAAGCCACCGCCGGCCAACCACATGCTAAAGCCATACGTGTTGTGATCGCGGCCGATGTTCTTTTCGTTTTGAATCACCGGCAACCGCCCCATTTCGCCACCCCAGTGCACGACAGTACTGTCGAGCAATCCGCGTTGCTTGAGATCGGCGACAAGTGCGGCAGAGGGTTGGTCGGTCTTCTTGCAGGCTTTGGGGAGTGAGTTTTTGATATTTCCGTGATGATCCCAGTATTGGTTTTGTGTAAAGACCTGCACAAACCGAACGCCCCGTTCGACCAACCGGCGGGCGATGAGGCAACGGCTGCCATAATCTTT is a window encoding:
- a CDS encoding glycosyltransferase, producing MHVLFVHNNFPAQFGHIARHLVQNKGFECSFVCEHPSADVDGVRRIQYQAKGGATKATHYCSRTFENATWHAWGVYEAMKAHPEIKPDLIVGHSGFGSTLWLTDLYDRPIINYFEYYYRGHGSDLDYRPEYPAKDMSILRSRARNAMILLDLQTCTRGYSPTNWQRELFPDEYQPKLETIFDGIDTDLWHRRDVPRKIANRDIPADTKIVTYVSRGFESMRGFDIFMKVAKRICDVRSDVIFVVVGSDRVAYGGDLNHIEEQSFREHVLKQDNYDLSRFIFTGRIPTPDLVNVLSLSDLHIYLTVPFVLSWSLMNALSVGCTVLASDTAPVQEMIEHEKNGLLAGFADVDALTAQAMKVLDDPAAFRHLGQAGMEMIQEHYSLEKKTPQLLDLFERTVNEASRS
- a CDS encoding HAD family hydrolase, with protein sequence MPKSLDEYAEWLSNRDLLWPMPPEPIAAKATPYLKPLPNIRGVVWNLYGTLLTISEGQLLHRHPQQLPMQIALDKTIKEFNMWNSMSRKPGAPWEYFLHKYDETVDRFAMGGTKKRGQAPEVSSTEIWRTMIGRLQQKDYQFDASFYGSLDDFCEKVAYFFHSCLQGAAAAPGASQALEAVSESGRTQGLLSDAQSFSYTQMLRALRQQGKLRAPENLFAPNCLALSYRVGFRKPSQVLFDTSVQQFEKLGIPAKNVLYISSRIRDDLGVAKKLGMKTALFAGDKSSLDASAEDLKDSAIKPDRLIVELSQIEKILSIS
- a CDS encoding BlaI/MecI/CopY family transcriptional regulator is translated as MGKRQPASKAELEIARIVWDLGNATVRQVFEQVDPARELDFKTVQTYLRRLEAKGYLNTQQDGRSKVYSPKVRPRQVIRETVDDFLQRLFDGATLPLVQHLISERDISANEIQELREMLDRWEQDHGNPQDK
- a CDS encoding iron-containing alcohol dehydrogenase; this encodes MARSAPFKPTVLIVVVCIVAAIVVGALDGVQETRETDARTKQAPMSLTASQLRQALDRQVDVDVDRLPLKRAIESAVAEQGILVRFDETAFNDDIFTKPVTMHLKQIALRDVLSLLLVPRGGAYVENRGTLLVTSESSAAYMLETHFYRLPDLVDGDGPVDAEAMTYLILRNVARESWGQPFGQGTITDVENGLWIRHTQAVHRELQSLYRQLDRFYAHPGGCDYPAQPGAPASAQDLAISLRLEQPVNVDFVDTPLVDALHELANRCRINIWLDEQSLSDEGISPDSPINDDIEEISLKAALHTMFLPWQLTFVVEHGVLFVTTPRIAEEKEIARIYDVRRIIVGDDYDSICNLIGTTVAPDSWPASTGPVQIGVLPGMLVVSQTQSVHAEIAQLLFDIQRIRTTPRIQRPAPMPSNRQRRVEAWIQQLLSENVNLVVEDEPLFGVLKTLAKMHDIPLWLDKVTLFDEGINPDSPVSITASGVTLESCLQTILKPLDLVAIYDNEQLRITTRRIAEEEFTIRVYDVVDLAEKIEPVPAVHRQHQGGGFQGAGFRGQGQFQVGSDDFQGGRFIRHVPVVDPPVDPAVQEQYRIADATQQIADTLRSDLAIETWDSTGGYGSVQAFQDMLVVRQTEAVHKKIVRRLQEMRRTLVDGP